The genome window AGCCGCCACAGCGCAATGGAGGCTGCGAGAATGGCGGGCTGCGTGTGCTCGGTACGCTCCAGCTGCTCAGCCGGGCCCTGCGCTATGAGCGCGCGCATATTCCAGCCCAGCGCGTCGCCGGCCTCTTCCAGCGTGCGTGCCACGATCGGCTGCGTGAAACCGTCGAGCATACCGACGCTCTGCGAACCCTGCCCCGGAAAAACCACTGCCTGCGCCACGTTGTCTTCTCCCCTCGTTGGCTGAATCTTCAGCTGCGCCACAGATGCCGCCGCAGCGCCTCTATCCCCAGCAGACCGGAGGCCCCCAACACACCCGCCAGATGCGCCTGATGCGCGATGGCCGCACCAACGCGCTCGGGGTCCGCAAACAACGGTCCGCTGAAGCTTTCGACCAGAATTTTGCCGACAAGATACAGCAGGCAGGCGGCGGCAATCCCGTCACCCGCTCTCGCCTGCGGCAACAGCCCGAGCAGGAAGAGCCCGTGCAGGACGCCGGAAAAGCCGGCGTAGCGGTTGATCTCCGGGGCCAGCGCGACCATGCCCGCAGACACGCTGAGACTTAGCACGAGCAGGACGAGCAACCAGCGCAGCGGCGACCAGCGCGCGTCGCAAAGCAGCGGCCAGATCGCCAGGCCGGCCACGTTCATGAGCAGGTGCCAGTCGCTCCAGTGGACGAAATGCGCCCCGACGAGCCGCCACGGCTGCGCGCTGAAGATTTTGTCGCTTTCCAACAGCAAGGCGTCCCGCAGGCCGGCAAGATGCAGCCCGATCATGAGCAGGGCGAGCCATAGCACCGGCGAGAGAAAAAAGCCGGTGTCGCCGGCACTCTTTGCTATTCTGCGCGTCCAATGCATTACCTATTACCCGGAGATTTCCAAGGTGTCTAGCCTCTCCCACCGTCTGCAGCAGCGCCGAAGGTCCGGCGGTTTCACGCTTATCGAGATCATGGTTGTGGTGGTCATTCTGGGCATCCTTGCGGCGGTCGTCGTCCCGCGCATCATGGATCGGCCGGACGACGCGCGGGTCGCCAAGGCGCGGCAGGACATTCGTGCACTGCAAAGCGCGCTGGAACTGTACCGCCTCGATAATTATCAATACCCGAGCACACAGCAGGGGCTCGAGGCGCTGGTGCGCGAACCGAGCGGCGACCCGCCGGCGCGCAACTGGAAACCCGGCGGCTACATCAACTCGCTGCCGAAGGACCCATGGGGTAACGAATACCTGTACGTGCAGCCGGGTGAACACGGCGATTACGACGTCTTGAGCTACGGCGCTGACGGGCGCGAAGGCGGTGAAGGCGTGAATGCCGATATCGGCAACTGGAACATCGAGTAGTTCATGTCCGCGCGCAACCGCGCGGCGGGTTTTACGCTGCTGGAGTTGATGGTCGTCCTGCTGATCATCGGCGTCATGACCAGTTTTGCGGTGCTATCCATCGGCGGGCGCACGCTTTCCGATCGTCTCGACAACGAGTCGGCCCGGCTGCAGCAGCTCTTCGTGCTGGCGCAGGACCAGGCGTTATTCAACCGCACCGAGCTGGGTTTCTTCACCGACGAAGAGCGTTACGGCTTTCTGGTGCCCGATGGCGAAGGCGGCTGGCAACCGCATTCCCGCAGCGGCCCACTGCGGGTGCGCAGCTTCAGCGAGCCCTTTCGCGGCGTTCTCTTCGTGGAAGGCCAGGCTGTAGCGCCACCGGATGGCGATGAGCTGGAGCCGAGCGTGTTGATCCTGTCCAGCGGCGACATGACCCCCTTCCGGCTGGAGATCCGCGCACCGGATGACGTCGGGCCGGCGATCATCCGCGGCGATGCCCTCGGTCGCATCGCCCGCGGCGAGCCGGAGACGCGGCAATGAACCGGCGCCCGGCACAACAGGGCTTCACATTGATCGAGGTAATGGCCGCAGTGGTCATCCTGGCCATGGCGCTGGCTGCCATCATCGCCGGCTTCTCGCGTCAGGCCCATCTGTCCTCCGAGTTGCGCGATCGCACGCTGGCGATGCTGGTCGCACGCAATCGCATGGCCGAGTACACGCTGGCGGCCGAGTTTCCGGATACCGGCGAGAGCGACGGCGAGCGCCGCTTCGCGGACAACGACTGGATATGGTTCGCCGAGGTCAGTGAGACCGAGGATCCGGCACTGCGGCGCATCGATGTGCGCATACGTCGCGAGGATGACGAGCGCGATCTGGCGACGTTGTCCGGCTTCGTTTCCGAGACCGGCCGCCGATGAGAGGGAACGACACGGCGCGAAACGGCGGCTTCACGCTGCTCGAGCTGGTCGTCGTGCTGGCGATTTTCGGCATCGTCGCCGTCATGGCCTACGGCGGGCTCAACAATGTGCTCAAGGCTCGGGTCGCTATTGAGGACAATCTGCAGCGCGTCTCGGAGCTGCAGCGCGCCTATCTGCGCATGCGCGAGGACTTCCAGCAATTGCAGCCGCGCGCTGTGCGCGACGAGTTCGGCGAGCCGCAGTCGGCCGTGCTCGGCCGCCGCGAAGAGGGCGTCGAGATCATCCATGGCGGCTGGCGCAACCCGGCCGGTCATCCGCGCAGCCAGCTGCAGCGCGTACGCTGGTTCGTCGAGGACGATCAGCTCATCCGCGGCCACTTTCGCTATCTGGACCGTGCGCCCCGCGCCGAGCCACAGCGGCTGCAAGTCCTCGACGATGTCGAGCGCATGACGCTGCGCTACCTGGACGGCAACCGCGAATGGCAGCCTGAATGGCCCCCGAATCTCCGGAGCAATCCGGATGCGCAGGGCGATCCGATGCCGCCGCTGGCGATTGAGGTAACGCTCGAAACCGGTCAATGGGGTGAGCTGACGCTGCTCTTTCCCAGCGGATCGACAGCGGCCGTGCAGGACGCGGCGGGCTCTTCGGGGGGGCTGGGCAACGGCGGACCCGGCGTGGGTCCCGGCACAGGGGTGGGGCCGGGACCCGGTCCCGGCGGCCTGGGCACCGGACCATGAAGGCGCCACATCGTCAACGCGGGGTAGCGCTCATCACCGCTCTGCTGGTGGTTTCTCTGGCGAGTATTGCGGCTGTGGCGGTAGCCACCGCCGGCTTCCAGGCGCTGTCGCGCACGCAGCTTCTGCTCGATAGCGAACGCGCCTGGTGGTACGCGCAGGGCATGGAGGCATGGGCGGTCAGCATTCTGCAACGCGAAGGCGCCCAAACCGAAATCGATCACCTGGGCGAGGTCTGGGCACGGCAGGTGCCTCCGCTGCCGGTCGAGGGCGGCGCCCTGCAGGGGCGGATCGAGGACGCGCAGGGCCGCTTCAATCTCAACAACTTCGCAGCCGCAGCCGGCGACGACGAGGAACTGCAACTGTTGACCGAGCGCTTTATTCGGTTGATGGCGTGTACGGGCGCCGGCGATGACTTCAGAGGGCGCGACATCGTCAACGCCCTCGTCGACTGGATGGACCCTGATGATCAGCAACGTTTCCCGGGCGGCGGCGAGGATCTGCTCTATTTAGGCAAGACTCCGCCCTACCGAACCGGTGCGCAGCCGCTGGCGGCGGCGAGCGAGTTGGCCGCCATCGAGGGTTTCGATAGCGACATGCTGCGTGCACTGCGAGATCACATCATTGCACTGCCCGAGGCCACGCCAATCAACGTCAACACCGCGACGCCGGAGGTGCTCTGCGCGCTTTCCGACAATTCGGACTACCGCAGCCGCATCGACGGCTTCGTCGCGCGCCGGGCCGAGGAACCCCTCGAAAGCGTCGGTGCGGCCTTCGCCGAGACCGGGCTGGTGCCGGGCGGCGTTCCGGAAATCCGCCAATCCGACCTGAGTGTGTCGAGCAGCTATTTCCTCACCGAAGCTGACGCCTTCATTGGCAATGGCACGGCGGTTCTTTATAGTCTCGTCGCGCGCCCGGCCCGCGGCGTGCCCTTCGTGCTGAGACGCAGCACGGCAAGACCCTAGTCCGCCTTGCGCCCAACCCTCTACATCCATCTTCGCGACGCGGAAGCGAATCCGGAATTCGCCTATCGCATCGATGCCGCCGCAACCGGCAGCGTGCAGCACGCGTCGCTCGAGACAATCGCGGCGCGGGCGCCCGGTGCGCGAGTAATCGCGATCGTTCCCGCACACACCCTGCATTTCCTGGAGGTAGACCTCCCGGTACGCAGCCGGGCGCGCGCTTTGGCCGCGGCTCCTTTCGCCTGCGAGGATCGGTTGGCTGAGGACATTGAGCGGCTGCATTTCGCGCATCTCGGTCGCGGCGAGGACACTCGCCACTGTTTCGCAGTGGTCTCGCATCAGCGCATGCGCGCCTGGATGGCACGGCTGCGGGACGCCGGCATCAGTCCCGACGCACTCATCCCCGAAGTGCTCTGCCTGCCGGTTCCGGACGAGGGCGAATGGTGCGCGCTGGCAGAATCGGAAGGCGATCGCCTGCTCATTCGTCAGGCCACCCACGCCGGTATCGTCGCCAGCCCGTCGAATCTGCCCACCATACTCGCGCTTTCCGGTGCCACAGCGCCCCAGCGCATTCGCCTGTTGCAGCTGGACAGTAGTCCCGAGATCGGTGTCGACGCGGAAGTGGAGTTGCTGCGCCAGCCCGAGTTCGGCGCAACGCTGGACGTCATGGTCCGGAACCTGCCGGATCCCGATGCAAGCTCACTGCTGCAGGGGATCTATGCGCCGCAGAGCGGCGTCGCGCGCTATTTCCGCCCTTGGCGACGCGTCGCGGCAGTAGCTGCGCTAGCGCTCCTTCTCGCCCTGGCGCTGCGCATCACCGATACCGTCCGAATGAACGCGATGGCCGAAGCACAGAAGGCCGAGAACATAGAGGCCTTCCAACGTCAGTTCCCCGGCTACAGCGATCCGCAGCACGAGCAGCTCGCCCGCTTTCTGGGTGCCGAAGCGCGCGCGGCCGAGGGCGGCGACAGTCAGCCCCGCATGCTGCCCCTGCTCGAATCCTATGCGCGCGCTGTCTCGGCGGTGGAGGGTCTGCAACTGATGGGCATGCAGTGGCGCGATGATGCGTTGACGCTGAATCTGCGCGGCGAGTCGCTCGAGAATCTCGAGTCGTTGCGTGCCTGGTACCGGGAAGACAACCGCGTTGCCATGGAAGTGCAGAACGCCGACGCGGGTAGCGAGGGGGTGCGTATCCGCATTCGTCTGACCCGGAGCACCGCATCGTGACGCTAAGCGACTTCCCCGGCATCGACGCCCTGGGCGAGCGCTGGAACGCGCTCCGTCAGGCGTTCGATCAGCGCGAAGTGCGTGAGCAACGCATCTTGCTGATAGGCGCGATTGCGCTGACCGTGACCATCTTCTATCTGGCGGTGTGGGAACCGATCAGCATGGCGCGCGCCGAAGCGGCTCGCGAGCTGGCCGATGCGCGCGACATCGCTCAAAGAATCGAGGACATCGCTGCCGTGCGCCCGCAGCAGGGTTCTTCTCAAGGGCGTGGTGGCGCCAGCAACCGCTCCCTGCTTGCGCGTGTCGACCAGCTCGTACGCAGCAGCGCGCTGGACCAGACACCGGAACGCATGACACCGGATGGCGACGATGCCGTGCGCATATGGTTCGAGGAAACCCCTTTCGAAGGCCTGCTGCGCTGGCTCGCAGATCTTGAGCAGCGCAGCGACATGCGGCTGGATAGTGCCGATATCGAGCGCGATGGTGAAGGCACGGCGAGCGCGCGGCTTCAGGTGGAGCGCAGCTCATGATCCGACGCCGCTGGCTCATCATCGCCGGGCTTCTGGCCGCGCTGGTCACCGCGGTGCTGGGCGCGCCGGCACCCTATCTTTTCGCCTGGTTCGCGCCGACGGATCTTCCCGTGACCGTCTCGGGAATGGATGGCACGCTGCGCCAGGGCAGCATTCGCGCGGTCTCCCACCAAGGACGCGTGGTGGCGCGCGATGTCGAATGGGGCTGGCGCCCGAGTTCGCTGCTGCGCCTGGGAACGGGCTGGAATCTCCGCTTCGCCGGTCCCGTGACCGGTGAAGCGGCTCTCGACGTATCGGTGACCGGGCGCCTTTCGCTTTCCAAGCTCCGCGCGGCTGGTGATCTTCCCGGCCTGATGGCGGCAGGCGGCTTCGGTGGCTTGCCTCTGCAAGGACAGATGGCCGCGCGCATCGACACCTTCGCGATCGACGGTGAAGGCCGGCCCAGCAGCCTGCAGGGCCACAGCGAATTGCTGGGACTGAGCTGGGCTGTAGGCAGGGAGCCGCTGGTCATTGGCGATTTCCGTGCCGAGCTCGCAACCTCCGAAGACGGCACCCTCGTCGCCACGATCAGTGCACCGGAGAGGAGCCCCGTGGAAGCCATCGGCGAAGCGCGCCTGCAGCCCGATGGGGTGTATCAGGCGGACGTCCGCGTACGTGCCCGCGACAACGCCAGCGAGCAGGTCCGGAGCATTCTCGGCATCATCGGTCGGCCCGATGCGCAGGGCTATTACCGCCTGCGCCAGCGCGGACGGCTATGAGCGAGGTCGAGGCCACCGAGGCGCCGCATGTCACGGTCGCTACGCTGGTCGAGCGTGACGGCCGCTGGCTCTTCGTGGAGGAGCGCGTCAACGGCGAGCCGGTGCTCAACCAGCCCGCCGGGCACTGGGAGAACGGCGAGAGTCTGATCGATGCTGCCGTGCGCGAGACTCAAGAAGAAAGCGCCTGGCAGGTCACGCCGGAGGCACTGATAGGCATTTACAGCTATCGCCCACCCGCTCTGCCCTACACCTTCCTGCGCATCGCCTTCCTGGCCACACCGCTCGCTTTTGACGCCGAGCAGCCGCTGGACGACGGCATTCTGCGCGCGCTGTGGCTGAGCCCCGAGGAATGCCGCGCCGCCAACGCACGCCACCGCAGCCCAATGGTGCAGCTCTGCCTGGACGACGCGCTGGCCGGCCGGCGGCTACCGCTAGAGGCGTTGCAGCACCTGAAGCAATGAGCGCCGGGCACGTCGTCGTCGGACTCTCCGGCGGGGTCGATTCGGCCGTCAGCGCGCATCTGCTGCAGGAAGCCGGATACCGAGTATCGGGCGTCTTCATGGTCAACTGGACCGCCGACGAGGCCGGCTACTGCAACGCCGCAGAGGATTTCGCCGCCGCGCGCGCCGTCGCGGAGGAACTGGAAATCCCACTGGAGCGCGTCGATTTCTCCGAAACCTATTACGAGGAGGTTTTTCGCGACTTTCTCGCAGCCTACGCGCGCGGGCGCACGCCGAATCCGGACATCCTCTGCAACCGGGCGATCAAGTTCGCCCCCTTCCTGGCGCACGCCCGGCGCCTGGGAGCGGACTTCGTTGCCACCGGGCACTACGCACGTCTCGAGGAAGCCACCGACGGCCCGCGCCTTTACCGTGGAATCGATGACGACAAGGATCAGAGCTACTTCCTCGCTTCGGTCCAGCGCGAGGCTTTCGACGGTGTGCGCTTCCCGCTCGGCGAGCTGCACAAGACCGAGGTACGCGCCATCGCGCGCCAGCTCGGGCTGCCCAACCATCAGCGCAAGGACTCCACGGGCATCTGTTTCATCGGCGAGCGCCGCATGCGCGACTTCCTCGCCGCGTATCTGCCGGCTCGCCCAGGCGAGATCGTGGATCTAAATGGTCGCGTGCTTGGCGAGCATCCCGGCGTGGCCTTCTTCACGGTGGGCCA of Algiphilus aromaticivorans DG1253 contains these proteins:
- the rrtA gene encoding rhombosortase — its product is MIGLHLAGLRDALLLESDKIFSAQPWRLVGAHFVHWSDWHLLMNVAGLAIWPLLCDARWSPLRWLLVLLVLSLSVSAGMVALAPEINRYAGFSGVLHGLFLLGLLPQARAGDGIAAACLLYLVGKILVESFSGPLFADPERVGAAIAHQAHLAGVLGASGLLGIEALRRHLWRS
- the gspG gene encoding type II secretion system major pseudopilin GspG, producing MQQRRRSGGFTLIEIMVVVVILGILAAVVVPRIMDRPDDARVAKARQDIRALQSALELYRLDNYQYPSTQQGLEALVREPSGDPPARNWKPGGYINSLPKDPWGNEYLYVQPGEHGDYDVLSYGADGREGGEGVNADIGNWNIE
- the gspH gene encoding type II secretion system minor pseudopilin GspH — translated: MSARNRAAGFTLLELMVVLLIIGVMTSFAVLSIGGRTLSDRLDNESARLQQLFVLAQDQALFNRTELGFFTDEERYGFLVPDGEGGWQPHSRSGPLRVRSFSEPFRGVLFVEGQAVAPPDGDELEPSVLILSSGDMTPFRLEIRAPDDVGPAIIRGDALGRIARGEPETRQ
- the gspI gene encoding type II secretion system minor pseudopilin GspI translates to MNRRPAQQGFTLIEVMAAVVILAMALAAIIAGFSRQAHLSSELRDRTLAMLVARNRMAEYTLAAEFPDTGESDGERRFADNDWIWFAEVSETEDPALRRIDVRIRREDDERDLATLSGFVSETGRR
- the gspJ gene encoding type II secretion system minor pseudopilin GspJ → MRGNDTARNGGFTLLELVVVLAIFGIVAVMAYGGLNNVLKARVAIEDNLQRVSELQRAYLRMREDFQQLQPRAVRDEFGEPQSAVLGRREEGVEIIHGGWRNPAGHPRSQLQRVRWFVEDDQLIRGHFRYLDRAPRAEPQRLQVLDDVERMTLRYLDGNREWQPEWPPNLRSNPDAQGDPMPPLAIEVTLETGQWGELTLLFPSGSTAAVQDAAGSSGGLGNGGPGVGPGTGVGPGPGPGGLGTGP
- the gspK gene encoding type II secretion system minor pseudopilin GspK; the encoded protein is MKAPHRQRGVALITALLVVSLASIAAVAVATAGFQALSRTQLLLDSERAWWYAQGMEAWAVSILQREGAQTEIDHLGEVWARQVPPLPVEGGALQGRIEDAQGRFNLNNFAAAAGDDEELQLLTERFIRLMACTGAGDDFRGRDIVNALVDWMDPDDQQRFPGGGEDLLYLGKTPPYRTGAQPLAAASELAAIEGFDSDMLRALRDHIIALPEATPINVNTATPEVLCALSDNSDYRSRIDGFVARRAEEPLESVGAAFAETGLVPGGVPEIRQSDLSVSSSYFLTEADAFIGNGTAVLYSLVARPARGVPFVLRRSTARP
- the gspL gene encoding type II secretion system protein GspL, which translates into the protein MRPTLYIHLRDAEANPEFAYRIDAAATGSVQHASLETIAARAPGARVIAIVPAHTLHFLEVDLPVRSRARALAAAPFACEDRLAEDIERLHFAHLGRGEDTRHCFAVVSHQRMRAWMARLRDAGISPDALIPEVLCLPVPDEGEWCALAESEGDRLLIRQATHAGIVASPSNLPTILALSGATAPQRIRLLQLDSSPEIGVDAEVELLRQPEFGATLDVMVRNLPDPDASSLLQGIYAPQSGVARYFRPWRRVAAVAALALLLALALRITDTVRMNAMAEAQKAENIEAFQRQFPGYSDPQHEQLARFLGAEARAAEGGDSQPRMLPLLESYARAVSAVEGLQLMGMQWRDDALTLNLRGESLENLESLRAWYREDNRVAMEVQNADAGSEGVRIRIRLTRSTAS
- the gspM gene encoding type II secretion system protein GspM, whose product is MTLSDFPGIDALGERWNALRQAFDQREVREQRILLIGAIALTVTIFYLAVWEPISMARAEAARELADARDIAQRIEDIAAVRPQQGSSQGRGGASNRSLLARVDQLVRSSALDQTPERMTPDGDDAVRIWFEETPFEGLLRWLADLEQRSDMRLDSADIERDGEGTASARLQVERSS
- the gspN gene encoding type II secretion system protein N; translation: MIRRRWLIIAGLLAALVTAVLGAPAPYLFAWFAPTDLPVTVSGMDGTLRQGSIRAVSHQGRVVARDVEWGWRPSSLLRLGTGWNLRFAGPVTGEAALDVSVTGRLSLSKLRAAGDLPGLMAAGGFGGLPLQGQMAARIDTFAIDGEGRPSSLQGHSELLGLSWAVGREPLVIGDFRAELATSEDGTLVATISAPERSPVEAIGEARLQPDGVYQADVRVRARDNASEQVRSILGIIGRPDAQGYYRLRQRGRL
- a CDS encoding NUDIX hydrolase, coding for MSEVEATEAPHVTVATLVERDGRWLFVEERVNGEPVLNQPAGHWENGESLIDAAVRETQEESAWQVTPEALIGIYSYRPPALPYTFLRIAFLATPLAFDAEQPLDDGILRALWLSPEECRAANARHRSPMVQLCLDDALAGRRLPLEALQHLKQ
- the mnmA gene encoding tRNA 2-thiouridine(34) synthase MnmA — protein: MSAGHVVVGLSGGVDSAVSAHLLQEAGYRVSGVFMVNWTADEAGYCNAAEDFAAARAVAEELEIPLERVDFSETYYEEVFRDFLAAYARGRTPNPDILCNRAIKFAPFLAHARRLGADFVATGHYARLEEATDGPRLYRGIDDDKDQSYFLASVQREAFDGVRFPLGELHKTEVRAIARQLGLPNHQRKDSTGICFIGERRMRDFLAAYLPARPGEIVDLNGRVLGEHPGVAFFTVGQRRGLALGGVTGAREAPWYVVDRDIATNRLIVDQDPQHPRLMARRIDLLTPHWIRRPAGAGSDTPLALDVRIRHRQRLQRAELLVGNDGAQLEFAEPQRAAAAGQYAVFYGADGECYGCAELESAHPLG